One region of Acidimicrobiia bacterium genomic DNA includes:
- a CDS encoding endonuclease/exonuclease/phosphatase family protein encodes MDTIKIVTFNLHHGKENDVKYSKEKLLDDISSLNGDIICLQEVDKYSIRTKFNNQAKLIANHLGYFVHSSFVRFFGLGFQYNIILSKFPIEVIKEIVLPNIKGKQRRLATKVKITTDNGPLVLINTHLTSGDIVSGNSIAQTQLKFLLENNSEDIFIIGDLNMLALQVLPNIEKFGFKTLSEYKTSPANNPKNQIDWILTRGYKLNSMRTSEKLCSDHRALIAIINL; translated from the coding sequence ATGGATACTATAAAAATTGTAACTTTTAATTTACATCATGGTAAAGAAAATGATGTTAAATATTCTAAAGAGAAACTTTTAGATGATATTTCTAGTTTGAATGGCGATATTATTTGTTTGCAAGAAGTTGACAAATATTCTATTAGAACAAAATTTAATAACCAGGCGAAATTGATTGCGAATCATTTAGGTTATTTTGTTCATTCAAGTTTTGTTCGTTTTTTTGGTTTGGGCTTTCAGTACAATATTATTTTGTCTAAATTTCCTATTGAGGTTATAAAAGAAATAGTCTTGCCTAACATAAAAGGTAAGCAACGTAGACTTGCCACAAAAGTTAAAATTACCACAGATAATGGTCCTCTAGTTTTAATTAATACTCATTTAACTTCTGGAGATATTGTATCTGGCAATTCTATTGCACAGACTCAACTAAAGTTTTTGTTAGAAAATAATAGTGAAGATATTTTCATTATCGGTGATTTAAATATGTTGGCTTTGCAAGTATTGCCTAATATAGAGAAATTTGGTTTTAAGACTTTGAGCGAATATAAAACATCACCAGCTAATAATCCTAAGAATCAAATCGACTGGATATTAACGCGAGGGTATAAGCTCAATAGTATGCGAACTTCAGAAAAGCTATGCAGCGACCATAGGGCTCTTATAGCTATTATCAATCTATAA